Proteins from a genomic interval of Lolium perenne isolate Kyuss_39 chromosome 1, Kyuss_2.0, whole genome shotgun sequence:
- the LOC127321282 gene encoding subtilisin-like protease — MASFPILLLPVLFLATLLSTRVLCYINPYATRVQQDAAQASTYRTYIVLVEPPRSDTGDDAHRRWHESFLQSSRTGESAESRLLHSYSEVFSGFAARLNPAEVDAMAKKPGFVRAFPSRKLQLMTTHTPEFLGLRKGTGVWSDAGYGKGAIIGLLDTGLHATHPSFDDHGVPPPPARWKGSCKAARCNNKLIGARSFVGDDDSGDEVGHGTHTSSTAAGNFVRRASYHGLGTGTAAGIAPAAHIAMYKVCRSTGCDDSDILAGLDMAIKDGVDVLSLSLGGDMGIRFDLDPIAIGAFSAVSKGIVVVCAGGNNGDWDSTAVNDAPWILTVAAGSVDRSFSAELRLGNGKRIHGEALTQKKMAKASTRSSYPLVFSKARRYCDYHNVSSIAGKILVCEAIMTKTQKSDIRNIMGAGAAGVVLFNDETSGYTTQLQDYNSSVVQVTAADGLILTSYATSRERRPVAAFTYKNTLLGIRPAPMVSWFSSRGPSSICIGVIKPDILAPGLNILAAWPPKADSETGPFNIISGTSMATPHISGVAALIKSIHPDWSPSAIKSAILTTSDIVDNTGGSILEQLHMKASVYDTGAGHVNPAIAANPGLVYDLSITDYAGHICSLLGDHGLARIVRNSSLTCAMLPKVKTAQLNYPTITVPLASTPFTVNRTVTNVGPATSTYTAKVDVPSTLVVRVFPKTLAFSKAGEKKTFSLTVSSHGVGKQDFVEGSLRWVSKKHVVRSPIVARALVLPPR; from the coding sequence ATGGCGTCGTTTCCGATTTTATTACTGCCAGTTCTCTTCCTCGCCACCCTCCTTTCTACACGTGTACTGTGCTACATCAATCCATATGCCACAAGGGTTCAGCAGGATGCTGCACAAGCCTCTACTTATCGCACTTACATCGTGCTTGTCGAGCCACCGCGCTCGGATACCGGGGACGACGCTCACCGCCGCTGGCATGAGTCTTTCTTGCAAAGCTCGCGTACCGGTGAATCTGCGGAGTCACGTCTTCTCCACTCCTACAGCGAGGTGTTCAGTGGCTTCGCCGCGAGGCTCAACCCggctgaggtcgatgcgatggcgAAGAAGCCTGGGTTCGTGCGCGCATTCCCAAGTCGGAAGCTGCAGCTCATGACCACACACACGCCGGAGTTCCTCGGGCTGAGGAAGGGCACCGGGGTCTGGAGCGACGCTGGCTACGGCAAGGGAGCCATCATCGGGCTGCTCGACACCGGCCTCCACGCAACGCACCCTTCCTTCGACGATCACGGCGTCCCGCCGCCCCCTGCGAGGTGGAAGGGCTCGTGCAAGGCGGCCCGCTGCAACAACAAGCTCATTGGCGCCAGGTCATTTGTTGGAGACGATGACTCTGGCGACGAAGTGGGGCACGGGACGCACACCTCATCCACAGCCGCCGGGAACTTTGTCCGACGTGCGTCGTACCATGGCCTTGGCACGGGCACTGCGGCGGGGATAGCTCCGGCCGCCCACATTGCCATGTACAAGGTGTGCCGCTCTACTGGATGTGATGATTCAGACATACTAGCGGGGCTTGACATGGCCATCAAGGATGGGGTGGACGTGCTCTCTCTTTCCCTCGGCGGCGACATGGGCATCCGTTTTGATCTGGACCCCATCGCCATTGGCGCATTTAGCGCCGTATCCAAGGGCATCGTCGTGGTTTGTGCGGGCGGCAACAACGGTGACTGGGATAGCACGGCTGTCAACGACGCGCCGTGGATTCTCACTGTCGCCGCCGGCTCAGTGGACCGCAGCTTCAGCGCCGAGCTGCGTCTTGGCAACGGCAAGCGCATCCACGGAGAAGCGCTTACCCAGAAGAAGATGGCAAAGGCAAGCACCAGGTCATCGTACCCTCTCGTGTTCTCTAAAGCACGTCGGTACTGTGATTACCACAATGTCAGTTCCATTGCCGGCAAGATCCTCGTTTGCGAGGCCATAATGACCAAGACTCAGAAGTCCGACATCCGCAACATAATGGGTGCCGGTGCAGCTGGCGTGGTATTGTTCAACGATGAGACCAGTGGGTACACAACACAGCTGCAGGATTACAACTCTAGCGTGGTGCAGGTAACGGCGGCCGATGGCCTTATTCTCACATCCTATGCAACGTCAAGAGAGCGCAGGCCCGTGGCTGCTTTCACCTACAAGAACACATTGCTTGGCATCCGCCCGGCGCCCATGGTGTCGTGGTTCTCTTCACGGGGTCCAAGCTCGATTTGCATCGGCGTCATCAAGCCGGACATATTGGCGCCCGGGCTCAATATCCTAGCCGCTTGGCCACCGAAAGCGGACTCCGAAACAGGGCCTTTCAACATCATATCCGGCACATCTATGGCGACGCCTCACATTAGCGGTGTCGCCGCGCTTATCAAGAGCATTCATCCGGACTGGTCACCCTCCGCCATCAAGTCTGCCATCTTGACAACATCGGATATCGTTGACAACACTGGCGGCTCGATATTGGAGCAACTACACATGAAAGCTAGCGTGTACGACACAGGTGCCGGGCATGTGAACCCTGCGATAGCCGCGAACCCTGGTCTGGTGTACGACCTGAGCATCACCGACTACGCAGGTCATATTTGTTCGTTGCTCGGTGACCATGGCCTGGCGAGAATCGTGCGCAACTCAAGTCTCACTTGCGCGATGCTACCAAAGGTTAAGACCGCGCAGCTCAACTACCCGACGATTACTGTGCCGCTTGCATCGACGCCTTTCACCGTGAATCGTACTGTGACGAATGTCGGACCAGCAACATCGACATACACAGCGAAGGTGGATGTGCCCAGTACATTGGTGGTGCGCGTCTTCCCCAAGACACTAGCATTCTCCAAGGCTGGAGAGAAGAAAACATTTAGCTTGACAGTGAGCAGCCACGGAGTGGGCAAACAAGATTTTGTGGAGGGAAGCTTGAGATGGGTGTCGAAGAAGCATGTCGTGCGGAGCCCCATCGTCGCTAGAGCGCTGGTCCTTCCTCCGCGCTAG